One Belonocnema kinseyi isolate 2016_QV_RU_SX_M_011 chromosome 6, B_treatae_v1, whole genome shotgun sequence genomic region harbors:
- the LOC117174561 gene encoding cytidine deaminase-like produces the protein MSEEKILDFKTLDVDIQELITESVAAREMAYAPYSKFKVGAALRCEDGSISTGCNVENAAYPISICAERVAISKAVSEGKRKFSAISVAAEPAHGSNYTSPCGMCRQMIAEFGDIPVFLTRPDMTKIQTTSLREILPFSFALKTPENGVQS, from the exons atgagcgAAGAAAAAATCTTGGATTTTAAAACCCTGG ATGTCGACATCCAGGAGTTGATAACGGAGAGTGTCGCAGCTCGAGAAATGGCTTACGCTCCTTACAGTAAATTTAAAGTTGGAGCCGCTCTTCGTTGTGAGGATGGCTCGATATCAACAGGCTGTAATGTCGAAAATGCTGCCTATCCAATTAGCATTTGTGCAGAACGAGTTGCAATAAGCAAAGCCGTTTCCGAAGGAAAAAGAAAGTTCTCGGCGATATCCGTTGCAGCCGAGCCCGCACATGGATCGAATTACACATCGCCATGTGGCATGTGTAGACAAATGATTGCCGAATTTGGAGACATCCCAGTTTTCCTAACACGTCCTGATATGACGAAAATCCAGACAACTTCCTTACGAGAAATTCTACCATTCTCCTTCGCCTTGAAAACCCCGGAAAATGGTGTACAATCTTAA
- the LOC117175266 gene encoding pre-mRNA-processing factor 6-like → MKINILFWSENRTSKCREWMNKTVKLKPDYGDAWANFYKFEKLHGTEDQQEDVKKRCIAAEPKYGENWCKVSKNIANWCLSTEQILALVAKDLPIPI, encoded by the exons atgaaaataaacat ATTGTTCTGGAGCGAGAACAGAACTTCGAAATGCAGAGAGTGGATGAACAAAACGGTGAAATTGAAGCCAGATTATGGAGACGCTTGGGCGAATTTCTACAAATTCGAGAAGCTCCATGGAACGGAAGATCAACAGGAGGATGTTAAAAAAAGATGCATTGCGGCCGAACCGAAATATGGAGAAAATTGGTGCAAAGTGTCGAAAAATATTGCTAATTGGTGTCTCAGCACTGAACAGATTTTGGCTCTGGTTGCAAAAGATTTACCAATTCCGATCTAA